The Saccharopolyspora gloriosae genome window below encodes:
- a CDS encoding aldehyde dehydrogenase family protein, producing MSTALELRNVVGGVRAGAVSGEALPLVDPSSGEEYGSAPLTRWTDVDEVMGVAASAFERWSVATPGQRQRSLLRWADLVEESAERFVVAECRNTGKPWAVVREAELPRAVDLLRFYAGAARLQEAGAAGEYEQGCTSFARREPIGVCAQVASWTHPLLLAVARVAPALAAGNAVVFKPAETTPVSAVLLAELAAEVLPSGVLNVVCGDRDSGRAMVAHEVPGMFSITGTVRSGMEVAGSAAADLKRAHLQLGGKAPAVVFDDADVRRAARGIAASAFGGDAGQSCTAVSRVLAGPGVYEELVAALAEQAGVLRPGPPQDPDAAFGPLNSAGQLELVAGYVERLPEHARVVAGGRRRGGRGFFHEATVVADVEQGDELVQHEVLGPLVTVQRFGSEAEAVALANGVRYGLVASVWTRDHARALRMSRALQAGTVWVNVHRPLVAEMPHSGFKHSASARDFGRFGLEEYSRIKHVMSAWDG from the coding sequence GTGTCCACTGCGCTGGAGCTGCGGAACGTCGTGGGCGGGGTTCGTGCGGGGGCGGTGTCGGGGGAGGCGTTGCCGTTGGTCGATCCCAGCAGCGGGGAGGAGTACGGGAGTGCTCCGCTGACGCGGTGGACCGATGTCGATGAGGTGATGGGCGTCGCGGCGTCGGCGTTCGAGCGGTGGTCGGTGGCGACGCCGGGGCAGCGGCAGCGGTCGTTGTTGCGGTGGGCGGACCTGGTGGAGGAGTCCGCGGAGCGGTTCGTGGTGGCGGAGTGCCGGAACACGGGCAAGCCGTGGGCGGTGGTGCGGGAGGCGGAGTTGCCGCGGGCGGTGGATCTGCTGCGGTTCTACGCGGGTGCGGCGCGGTTGCAGGAGGCGGGCGCGGCGGGGGAGTACGAGCAGGGGTGCACGTCGTTCGCGCGTCGGGAGCCGATCGGGGTGTGCGCGCAGGTCGCGTCGTGGACGCATCCGTTGTTGCTGGCGGTGGCGCGGGTGGCGCCTGCGTTGGCGGCGGGCAACGCGGTGGTGTTCAAGCCGGCGGAGACGACTCCGGTCAGTGCGGTGCTGTTGGCGGAGTTGGCGGCGGAGGTGTTGCCGTCGGGGGTGTTGAACGTGGTGTGCGGTGATCGGGACAGCGGTCGGGCCATGGTGGCGCACGAGGTGCCGGGGATGTTCTCGATCACCGGGACGGTGCGGTCGGGCATGGAGGTGGCGGGTTCGGCGGCGGCGGATTTGAAGCGGGCGCATCTGCAGTTGGGCGGGAAGGCGCCTGCGGTGGTGTTCGACGATGCGGATGTGCGGCGGGCGGCGCGGGGGATCGCGGCGTCGGCGTTCGGTGGGGATGCGGGGCAGAGCTGCACGGCGGTGAGCCGGGTGTTGGCGGGTCCTGGGGTCTACGAGGAGTTGGTGGCGGCGTTGGCGGAGCAGGCGGGGGTGTTGCGTCCGGGGCCGCCGCAGGATCCGGATGCGGCGTTCGGTCCGCTCAACAGTGCGGGCCAGTTGGAGTTGGTGGCGGGGTACGTGGAGCGGTTGCCGGAGCATGCGCGGGTGGTGGCCGGTGGTCGTCGTCGGGGTGGGCGTGGGTTCTTCCACGAGGCGACGGTGGTGGCCGATGTGGAGCAGGGTGATGAGTTGGTGCAGCACGAGGTGCTGGGGCCGTTGGTGACGGTGCAGCGGTTCGGTTCGGAGGCCGAGGCGGTGGCGTTGGCCAACGGGGTGCGTTACGGGTTGGTGGCGAGCGTGTGGACGCGTGATCATGCGCGGGCGTTGCGGATGTCGCGGGCATTGCAGGCGGGCACGGTGTGGGTGAACGTGCATCGGCCGTTGGTGGCGGAGATGCCGCATTCGGGGTTCAAGCATTCGGCGTCGGCGCGGGATTTCGGGCGGTTCGGTTTGGAGGAGTACAGCCGGATCAAGCACGTGATGTCGGCGTGGGACGGGTGA
- a CDS encoding MFS transporter, producing the protein MTSQPVPERTGLQRVVAASMAGTVVEWYEFFLYGTAATLVFSKLFFPAGGNELDAILAAFVTYAVGFAARPLGGLVFGHFGDKYGRKTLLQVSLIMVGIATFAMGCIPSFDTIGYLAPATLVVLRFIQGIAVGGEWGGAVLLVAEHSPDDKRGFWASWPQAGVPMGNLLATLVLLGLTTTLTDQAFLAWGWRIAFWLSAVIVLIGYYVRTRITDAPIFTAAQTEAARTHAPTYGVFEALRRYPRGVLTAMGLRFGENLMYYLLATFSITYLSVVVGKTTTGILWLMLLAHLIHFAAIPLVGALADRIGRRPVSALGAALTATWGFFAFPMMDTGHDPTILAAITIGLLFHALMYAAQPAMMAEMFPTRMRYSGISLGYQVTSIVAGSLAPIIAVALLDTYGNSTPISTYLAAGAAITLIAVACARETRGTSLHDLDRLDDQRTAATT; encoded by the coding sequence ATGACGTCGCAACCCGTGCCCGAACGAACCGGGCTCCAAAGAGTCGTCGCCGCCTCCATGGCAGGCACCGTCGTCGAGTGGTACGAATTCTTCCTCTACGGCACCGCCGCCACCCTCGTGTTCAGCAAACTGTTCTTCCCCGCAGGCGGCAACGAACTCGACGCCATCCTCGCCGCCTTCGTCACCTACGCCGTCGGCTTCGCCGCACGCCCCCTCGGCGGACTCGTGTTCGGCCACTTCGGCGACAAGTACGGCCGCAAAACACTCCTGCAAGTCAGCCTCATCATGGTCGGCATCGCCACCTTCGCCATGGGCTGCATCCCGTCCTTCGACACCATCGGCTACCTCGCCCCCGCCACCCTCGTCGTCCTCCGCTTCATCCAAGGCATCGCCGTCGGCGGAGAATGGGGCGGCGCCGTCCTGCTCGTCGCCGAACACAGCCCCGACGACAAACGCGGCTTCTGGGCCAGCTGGCCCCAAGCAGGAGTCCCCATGGGCAACCTGCTCGCCACCCTCGTCCTGCTCGGCCTCACCACCACCCTCACCGACCAAGCCTTCCTCGCCTGGGGCTGGCGCATCGCCTTCTGGCTCTCCGCCGTCATCGTCCTCATCGGCTACTACGTGCGCACCCGCATCACCGACGCCCCCATCTTCACCGCCGCACAAACCGAAGCCGCCCGCACCCACGCCCCCACCTACGGCGTGTTCGAAGCACTCCGCCGCTACCCCCGCGGCGTCCTCACCGCCATGGGCCTGCGCTTCGGCGAAAACCTCATGTACTACCTGCTGGCGACCTTCTCGATCACCTACCTCAGCGTCGTCGTCGGCAAGACCACCACCGGCATCCTCTGGCTGATGCTGCTCGCCCACCTCATCCACTTCGCCGCGATCCCCCTCGTCGGCGCACTCGCCGACCGCATCGGACGACGCCCCGTCAGCGCACTCGGCGCCGCACTCACCGCCACCTGGGGCTTCTTCGCCTTCCCCATGATGGACACCGGACACGACCCGACCATCCTCGCCGCGATCACCATCGGCCTGCTCTTCCACGCACTCATGTACGCCGCACAGCCCGCGATGATGGCCGAAATGTTCCCCACCCGGATGCGCTACTCCGGCATCTCCCTCGGCTACCAGGTCACCTCGATCGTCGCCGGCTCCCTCGCCCCCATCATCGCCGTCGCCCTGCTCGACACCTACGGCAACTCCACCCCGATCTCCACCTACCTCGCCGCAGGCGCCGCCATCACCCTCATCGCCGTCGCCTGCGCCCGCGAAACCCGAGGCACCTCACTCCACGACCTCGACCGCCTCGACGACCAACGCACCGCCGCCACCACCTGA
- a CDS encoding MFS transporter: MARSVAPPRGAWLVWGVGAACYFVALFHRASLGVAAPDALVRFSAGPGVLALFSALQLGVYLVLQVPSGLLADRMGPRRVITGGVVALAVGSAVFAVSGSILGGVAGRVLIGIGDAFMFTNVLRVAAQWFPAERYGRVAALTGLVGGLGQVLSTVPLTSALHGLGWTSTFLGAAVLTALLAVVAGGVIRDRPAGAVAAATGDVGERIGRTLRLVVAQRGTKHAFWVHFVLLSQFLAITTLWGAPWLTGAQGVPGGSAGALLLVSAVGFIAGSLVASQWIAGRPRRRERYTLAMSVLVVLAWVVIVAWPGVLGAPLLVVVLGVLGFGGGAAMLAFDGAREANAVHRSGAASGVVNMGGFLAAVLIQVFVGAVLEVVSGLPAVAAYRWAFVPVVVLLAVGTAGQWWCRSRRG; the protein is encoded by the coding sequence GGCGAGGTCGGTCGCGCCGCCGCGCGGTGCGTGGCTGGTGTGGGGCGTGGGCGCGGCGTGCTACTTCGTGGCGCTGTTCCACCGCGCGAGCCTCGGGGTCGCCGCACCCGACGCGCTGGTGCGGTTCTCCGCGGGCCCGGGGGTGCTGGCGCTGTTCTCGGCGTTGCAGCTGGGCGTCTACCTGGTGCTGCAGGTGCCGTCGGGTCTGCTGGCGGACCGGATGGGGCCGCGCCGGGTCATCACCGGAGGTGTGGTGGCGCTGGCGGTGGGCTCGGCGGTGTTCGCGGTGAGCGGGTCGATCCTGGGCGGGGTCGCCGGCCGGGTGCTCATCGGCATCGGTGACGCGTTCATGTTCACCAACGTGCTGCGGGTCGCGGCGCAGTGGTTCCCGGCGGAGCGCTACGGCCGGGTCGCGGCGTTGACGGGCCTGGTGGGTGGTCTCGGGCAGGTGTTGTCCACGGTCCCGTTGACGTCGGCGCTGCACGGGCTCGGGTGGACGTCGACGTTCCTCGGCGCGGCGGTGCTGACGGCGTTGCTGGCGGTGGTGGCCGGGGGCGTGATCCGGGATCGTCCGGCGGGTGCGGTCGCGGCGGCCACCGGTGACGTGGGGGAGCGGATCGGGCGCACGTTGCGGCTGGTGGTGGCGCAGCGCGGGACGAAGCACGCGTTCTGGGTGCACTTCGTGCTGCTGTCGCAGTTCTTGGCGATCACGACGTTGTGGGGTGCGCCGTGGCTGACGGGCGCGCAGGGCGTGCCCGGTGGTTCGGCGGGTGCGCTGCTGCTGGTGTCGGCGGTCGGGTTCATCGCGGGTTCGCTGGTGGCCAGCCAGTGGATCGCGGGCAGGCCGCGTCGGCGGGAGCGCTACACGTTGGCGATGTCGGTGCTGGTCGTGCTGGCGTGGGTGGTGATCGTGGCGTGGCCGGGTGTGCTGGGCGCGCCGCTGCTGGTGGTGGTGCTGGGCGTGCTCGGTTTCGGTGGTGGCGCGGCGATGCTGGCGTTCGACGGTGCGCGGGAGGCCAACGCGGTGCACCGGTCGGGGGCGGCTTCGGGTGTGGTGAACATGGGCGGGTTCCTGGCGGCCGTGCTGATCCAGGTGTTCGTGGGTGCGGTGCTGGAGGTCGTGTCGGGGTTGCCCGCGGTGGCGGCGTACCGGTGGGCGTTCGTGCCGGTGGTGGTGCTGCTGGCGGTGGGTACCGCGGGGCAGTGGTGGTGCCGGTCGCGGCGCGGCTGA